One genomic region from Mesotoga infera encodes:
- a CDS encoding thioredoxin, which produces MKEVTLAELRGVIGKVLIDFFSPGCGVCAAIEAKLDEVEGTFVSWKFHKINTVENPAVASEHSVFTVPTIVVQVDGREQKRWSRYFSLEEVIDYLREIDETES; this is translated from the coding sequence GTGAAGGAAGTAACTCTGGCAGAATTGAGGGGAGTCATCGGAAAGGTTCTTATTGACTTCTTCAGTCCAGGCTGCGGAGTCTGTGCAGCGATTGAAGCAAAACTTGATGAAGTTGAAGGCACTTTTGTTTCCTGGAAATTTCACAAGATAAATACTGTTGAGAATCCTGCGGTCGCTTCAGAACACTCTGTCTTTACAGTCCCGACGATTGTTGTGCAGGTTGATGGTAGAGAGCAGAAGAGATGGAGCAGATACTTCTCTCTCGAAGAAGTCATTGACTATCTTCGCGAAATTGATGAGACAGAGAGTTAG